Proteins encoded together in one Juglans regia cultivar Chandler chromosome 9, Walnut 2.0, whole genome shotgun sequence window:
- the LOC108997332 gene encoding protein SPIRAL1-like 5 — MSRGESYGGGQSSLGYLFGSDQKPSTVRPPSTQTVNPPPYGIDTSAVDQKPPAGHSPTEKEKVSNNNYHRAQGQNSGNFITDRPSTKVKSVPGGDSSLGYLFGDK; from the exons ATGAGTAGAGGTGAGAGCTATGGTGGCGGCCAAAGTTCCTTGGGCTACCTCTTTGGCTCTGATCAGAAACCCAGTACTGTCCGTCCTCCCAGTACACAAACTGTTAACCCACCTCCATATGGTATCGATACCAGTGCTGTCGATCAGAAGCCTCCCGCTGGTCATTCTCCtacagagaaagaaaaagtgtcAAACAACAATTATCACCGAGCTCAAGGCCAAAACTCAGGAAACTTCATAACT GATCGTCCCTCAACAAAAGTCAAATCCGTTCCAGGTGGAGATTCCTCTCTTGGTTACTTGTTTGGAGATAAGTAA
- the LOC108997442 gene encoding homeobox protein BEL1 homolog isoform X2, with protein sequence MDMIGFSKNLQQQSDHSNSAMWKEFFGKCQSRPGPSSSNTINESTSDFYQHEYNKPDFTTGISETSSGKLVVGAHDSGAWQENRLLVDDSSLRCVFPCEGNERPSQGLSLSLCSSNPSSIGVQPFELRHTNHRHQDQHDDLRFIASSSRDGFYGKSSTIQQEQIMQDGSLVKASNLHQGQFQLRNSKYLTPAQELLNEFCSLGTKQTDPLQQKAHKAKQWNEDTGSSSSKKQALYSLEYMELQKRKTKLLSMLEEVDRRYRHYCNQMKAVVSSFEAVAGPGAATVYSALASKAMSRHFRCLKDGIVGEIQATKIAMGEKDTVAPGTTRGETPRLRILDQTLRQERAFQQMNMMESHPWRPQRGLPERSVSVLRAWLFEHFLHPYPSDVDKHILARQTGLSRSQVSNWFINARVRLWKPMVEEMYVEETKEQDNNLTSSDGVTDLDDNIGRKNQTRLDQDQKPTQDQLVRIDSECLSSIINTNQDKNESKTSTITLQNDHHQMYQQHDFGRVTAETYGIMELDFSSYNNHPSAGAVSYANNNANQSFNGGGVSLTLGLMQQHGTASGVSLAFSPASQSSMFYARDPIDQDQCQTVQYSLLDSEGQNLPYRNLMGAQLLHDLAG encoded by the exons ATGGACATGATAGGGTTTTCAAAGAATCTACAGCAACAAAGTGATCACAGTAACTCAGCCATGTGGAAAGAGTTCTTTGGCAAGTGTCAAAGCCGCCCCGGTCCATCCTCTTCAAATACGATCAACGAATCCACAAGTGATTTTTATCAGCACGAGTACAATAAGCCTGATTTCACAACTGGTATTTCTGAAACAAGTAGTGGGAAACTTGTAGTAGGAGCACATGACTCTGGAGCTTGGCAAGAGAACAGACTGCTCGTTGATGATTCTTCTTTAAGGTGCGTGTTTCCTTGTGAAGGAAATGAAAGGCCAAGTCAAGgcctttcactctctctttgtTCAAGCAATCCTTCCTCTATTGGGGTACAGCCCTTTGAGCTAAGGCACACCAATCATCGCCATCAAGACCAACATGATGATTTAAGGTTCATTGCTTCGAGCTCTAGAGATGGGTTTTATGGAAAATCATCAACTATCCAACAGGAACAAATAATGCAAGATGGATCTTTAGTAAAAGCTTCAAATCTTCATCAAGGTCAGTTCCAGCTCAGGAACTCAAAGTACTTGACCCCTGCACAGGAACTTCTGAACGAGTTCTGTAGCCTTGGGACAAAGCAAACTGATCCTCTGCAGCAAAAGGCCCACAAGGCCAAGCAGTGGAATGAGGATACTGGCAGTAGTTCTTCCAAAAAGCAGGCTCTTTACTCCCTCGAATACATGGAGttgcagaaaagaaaaacaaaactactTTCGATGCTGGAAGAG GTGGACAGGAGGTACAGGCACTACTGTAATCAAATGAAGGCAGTAGTGTCGTCTTTCGAAGCCGTAGCTGGCCCAGGGGCGGCGACTGTCTACTCCGCGTTGGCTTCAAAAGCCATGTCGAGGCATTTTAGATGTTTGAAAGATGGAATTGTGGGTGAGATTCAGGCAACCAAGATAGCCATGGGTGAAAAGGATACTGTTGCACCCGGGACAACCAGAGGCGAAACTCCGAGACTTAGGATTCTTGACCAAACACTAAGGCAAGAGAGGGCGTTTCAGCAAATGAACATGATGGAGAGCCATCCATGGAGACCTCAACGCGGCCTTCCTGAGCGATCCGTTTCTGTTCTACGAGCGTGGCTTTTTGAGCATTTTCTCCATCC GTACCCAAGCGATGTTGATAAACATATCTTAGCCCGCCAAACAGGTCTCTCAAGGAGCCAG GTATCCAATTGGTTCATCAATGCAAGGGTGAGGCTGTGGAAGCCCATGGTGGAAGAAATGTACGTGGAAGAGACAAAAGAGCAAGACAACAACTTGACTTCCTCAGATGGTGTTACAGATCTTGACGACAATATTGGCCGGAAAAATCAAACGCGACTTGATCAGGATCAAAAACCTACGCAGGACCAACTTGTTCGAATAGACTCTGAGTGCCTCTCTTCCATCATCAATACCAACCAAGACAAAAATGAATCTAAAACCAGTACCATAACCCTGCAAAATGATCATCACCAGATGTACCAACAACATGATTTCGGGCGGGTCACAGCCGAGACGTATGGGATTATGGAGCTGGACTTTTCATCTTATAATAATCACCCCTCGGCTGGAGCAGTTTCTTATGCTAATAACAATGCTAATCAGAGTTTCAACGGTGGTGGAGTGTCTTTGACATTAGGGTTAATGCAACAGCATGGTACTGCTAGTGGGGTGAGCTTAGCCTTCTCGCCCGCCTCTCAGAGTTCTATGTTTTATGCTAGAGATCCCATTGATCAAGATCAATGCCAAACAGTTCAGTACTCGCTTCTTGACAGCGAGGGACAGAATCTTCCATACAGAAACTTGATGGGAGCGCAGCTGCTTCACGACTTGGCTGGATAG
- the LOC108997442 gene encoding homeobox protein BEL1 homolog isoform X1, with protein MAREQCEDKSGNMVSSAGFCYSGVSSSNPAIQAHLANQIQGFESNPEIFNLTTGMDMIGFSKNLQQQSDHSNSAMWKEFFGKCQSRPGPSSSNTINESTSDFYQHEYNKPDFTTGISETSSGKLVVGAHDSGAWQENRLLVDDSSLRCVFPCEGNERPSQGLSLSLCSSNPSSIGVQPFELRHTNHRHQDQHDDLRFIASSSRDGFYGKSSTIQQEQIMQDGSLVKASNLHQGQFQLRNSKYLTPAQELLNEFCSLGTKQTDPLQQKAHKAKQWNEDTGSSSSKKQALYSLEYMELQKRKTKLLSMLEEVDRRYRHYCNQMKAVVSSFEAVAGPGAATVYSALASKAMSRHFRCLKDGIVGEIQATKIAMGEKDTVAPGTTRGETPRLRILDQTLRQERAFQQMNMMESHPWRPQRGLPERSVSVLRAWLFEHFLHPYPSDVDKHILARQTGLSRSQVSNWFINARVRLWKPMVEEMYVEETKEQDNNLTSSDGVTDLDDNIGRKNQTRLDQDQKPTQDQLVRIDSECLSSIINTNQDKNESKTSTITLQNDHHQMYQQHDFGRVTAETYGIMELDFSSYNNHPSAGAVSYANNNANQSFNGGGVSLTLGLMQQHGTASGVSLAFSPASQSSMFYARDPIDQDQCQTVQYSLLDSEGQNLPYRNLMGAQLLHDLAG; from the exons ATGGCACGAGAACAGTGTGAAGATAAATCTGGGAACATGGTTTCTTCAGCTGGCTTTTGTTACTCAGGTGTTTCATCAAGTAACCCGGCCATTCAGGCTCATCTGGCGAACCAGATCCAGGGCTTTGAGTCCAACCCAGAGATCTTCAACTTGACCACGGGCATGGACATGATAGGGTTTTCAAAGAATCTACAGCAACAAAGTGATCACAGTAACTCAGCCATGTGGAAAGAGTTCTTTGGCAAGTGTCAAAGCCGCCCCGGTCCATCCTCTTCAAATACGATCAACGAATCCACAAGTGATTTTTATCAGCACGAGTACAATAAGCCTGATTTCACAACTGGTATTTCTGAAACAAGTAGTGGGAAACTTGTAGTAGGAGCACATGACTCTGGAGCTTGGCAAGAGAACAGACTGCTCGTTGATGATTCTTCTTTAAGGTGCGTGTTTCCTTGTGAAGGAAATGAAAGGCCAAGTCAAGgcctttcactctctctttgtTCAAGCAATCCTTCCTCTATTGGGGTACAGCCCTTTGAGCTAAGGCACACCAATCATCGCCATCAAGACCAACATGATGATTTAAGGTTCATTGCTTCGAGCTCTAGAGATGGGTTTTATGGAAAATCATCAACTATCCAACAGGAACAAATAATGCAAGATGGATCTTTAGTAAAAGCTTCAAATCTTCATCAAGGTCAGTTCCAGCTCAGGAACTCAAAGTACTTGACCCCTGCACAGGAACTTCTGAACGAGTTCTGTAGCCTTGGGACAAAGCAAACTGATCCTCTGCAGCAAAAGGCCCACAAGGCCAAGCAGTGGAATGAGGATACTGGCAGTAGTTCTTCCAAAAAGCAGGCTCTTTACTCCCTCGAATACATGGAGttgcagaaaagaaaaacaaaactactTTCGATGCTGGAAGAG GTGGACAGGAGGTACAGGCACTACTGTAATCAAATGAAGGCAGTAGTGTCGTCTTTCGAAGCCGTAGCTGGCCCAGGGGCGGCGACTGTCTACTCCGCGTTGGCTTCAAAAGCCATGTCGAGGCATTTTAGATGTTTGAAAGATGGAATTGTGGGTGAGATTCAGGCAACCAAGATAGCCATGGGTGAAAAGGATACTGTTGCACCCGGGACAACCAGAGGCGAAACTCCGAGACTTAGGATTCTTGACCAAACACTAAGGCAAGAGAGGGCGTTTCAGCAAATGAACATGATGGAGAGCCATCCATGGAGACCTCAACGCGGCCTTCCTGAGCGATCCGTTTCTGTTCTACGAGCGTGGCTTTTTGAGCATTTTCTCCATCC GTACCCAAGCGATGTTGATAAACATATCTTAGCCCGCCAAACAGGTCTCTCAAGGAGCCAG GTATCCAATTGGTTCATCAATGCAAGGGTGAGGCTGTGGAAGCCCATGGTGGAAGAAATGTACGTGGAAGAGACAAAAGAGCAAGACAACAACTTGACTTCCTCAGATGGTGTTACAGATCTTGACGACAATATTGGCCGGAAAAATCAAACGCGACTTGATCAGGATCAAAAACCTACGCAGGACCAACTTGTTCGAATAGACTCTGAGTGCCTCTCTTCCATCATCAATACCAACCAAGACAAAAATGAATCTAAAACCAGTACCATAACCCTGCAAAATGATCATCACCAGATGTACCAACAACATGATTTCGGGCGGGTCACAGCCGAGACGTATGGGATTATGGAGCTGGACTTTTCATCTTATAATAATCACCCCTCGGCTGGAGCAGTTTCTTATGCTAATAACAATGCTAATCAGAGTTTCAACGGTGGTGGAGTGTCTTTGACATTAGGGTTAATGCAACAGCATGGTACTGCTAGTGGGGTGAGCTTAGCCTTCTCGCCCGCCTCTCAGAGTTCTATGTTTTATGCTAGAGATCCCATTGATCAAGATCAATGCCAAACAGTTCAGTACTCGCTTCTTGACAGCGAGGGACAGAATCTTCCATACAGAAACTTGATGGGAGCGCAGCTGCTTCACGACTTGGCTGGATAG
- the LOC108997475 gene encoding uncharacterized protein LOC108997475, translating to MKGAQKDSEKLIWEPMRSPSGGNPIVGSGQQSRALHKFLVWLILFVSATYIVYTLKLVSTSRTCDDEPFPNPRTRISSSSSSIKNVTATSLLSQSIQDHAVVETLLPESPETHRTEIRNIVFGIAASAKLWERRKNYIKLWFRPKEMRGVVWLDHTLKTREADEEDLPPVKISGDTSRFAYKNKQGHRSAIRISRIVSETLRLGLEDVHWFVMGDDDTVFVTENLVRVLRKYDHNQFYYIGSLSESHLQNIYFSYGMAYGGGGFAISYPLAKSLAKMQDRCIQRYPGLYGSDDRMQACMTELGVPLTKELGFHQYDVYGNLFGLLAAHPVTPLVSLHHLDVVEPIFPNVTRVQALQRLTLPMKLDSAGLMQQSICYDKSKRWTISISWGFAVQIFRGVFSPREVEMPSRTFLNWYRKADYTAYAFNTRPVSRNPCQKPFVFYLSKASLNSTMNQTVSEYVRNRVSHPVCKWKMADPANLERVEVYKKPDPHLWDRSPRRNCCRVMNPTKKGTTVIEVGVCGEGEISEM from the exons ATGAAAGGGGCGCAGAAGGATTCAGAGAAGCTGATTTGGGAACCGATGAGAAGCCCCTCCGGGGGAAACCCCATTGTCGGGTCGGGTCAACAATCCAGAGCCTTGCACAAATTCCTGGTCTGGCTCATCCTCTTCGTTTCTGCCACCTACATCGTGTACACGCTGAAGCTCGTTTCCACCTCACGCACCTGCGACGACGAGCCTTTCCCCAATCCTCGCACCCGTATCTCATCCTCATCTTCTTCTATAAAGAATGTCACGGCCACCTCGTTGTTATCACAGTCGATTCAGGATCACGCGGTGGTCGAGACTCTCCTACCCGAGTCCCCAGAAACGCACCGGACTGAGATCCGGAACATAGTGTTCGGCATCGCGGCCTCGGCTAAGCTCTGGGAGAGAAGGAAGAACTACATCAAGCTCTGGTTCAGGCCCAAGGAAATGCGAGGCGTTGTGTGGCTAGACCACACCCTGAAGACTCGCGAGGCCGACGAGGAAGACCTCCCTCCAGTGAAGATCTCCGGAGACACGTCGCGGTTCGCCTACAAGAACAAGCAGGGCCACCGGTCCGCGATTAGGATCTCGCGGATCGTTTCCGAGACGCTCCGGCTGGGcctggaggatgtgcattggtTCGTGATGGGCGACGACGATACCGTCTTCGTGACCGAGAATCTGGTCCGAGTATTGAGGAAATACGACCACAACCAGTTCTACTACATCGGGAGCTTGTCGGAGAGCCACTTGCAGAACATATACTTCTCATACGGGATGGCCTACGGCGGTGGAGGCTTCGCGATCAGCTACCCATTAGCCAAGTCGCTCGCCAAAATGCAAGATCGATGTATACAGAGATACCCGGGGCTGTACGGCTCCGATGACCGAATGCAGGCTTGCATGACAGAACTCGGTGTCCCACTCACGAAAGAACTCGGTTTTCACCAG TATGATGTATATGGGAACTTGTTCGGGCTTCTAGCCGCACATCCGGTGACACCTTTGGTGTCGTTGCATCACCTAGATGTGGTTGAGCCCATCTTCCCCAATGTGACTCGGGTTCAAGCCCTCCAGCGGCTTACCCTACCTATGAAGTTGGATTCAGCTGGGCTCATGCAACAATCAATTTGTTATGACAAATCTAAGAGGTGGACCATTTCAATTTCATGGGGATTTGCTGTTCAAATATTCCGTGGAGTCTTTTCACCCCGTGAGGTTGAAATGCCTTCAAGGACATTTTTGAATTGGTACAGAAAGGCAGATTATACCGCATATGCATTCAACACACGACCAGTTAGCCGAAACCCCTGCCAAAAGCCTTTTGTATTTTACCTGTCAAAGGCAAGCTTGAATTCAACAATGAACCAGACAGTGAGCGAATATGTTCGGAATCGTGTATCTCATCCTGTGTGCAAGTGGAAGATGGCTGATCCTGCCAATCTCGAGAGAGTGGAGGTTTATAAGAAGCCCGACCCACATCTATGGGATAGA TCCCCACGGAGAAACTGTTGCAGAGTCATGAACCCGACGAAGAAAGGAACCACGGTGATAGAAGTGGGTGTGTGTGGGGAAGGTGAGATCAGTGAAATGTAg